Genomic DNA from Paenibacillus donghaensis:
ACTATTCGAGGGATCAACCTTCAACGTCCGGGATGAGAATGAGGCAGTGAAGATAGGACAGCTGATCGGTACGCAAATTACAGATGCTTTACGCGGTACGGGGGTGTAATGATGAGTGTCGTTGCTTATTTTGGCGATAAAACACCGCGAGAGCTGGGATTCGGGACATTCCGCAAGACGGACCGTCCTATCCTCTCTTCGACGGTAGATCGGACGGCCGCTGTACCATATATGCCCGGTGCTTATGATTTTGGTGCAGACTTGGGGCCGAAACCATTCAACATAGAGTGTGCGTTCGTGGCCCGGAATTCCATCCAACTGCAGGAGCGGGTATCCGCCTTTGCTGCTTATTTACTGGATGGATTCGGCAGGCCGCGAACAATGCCGTTGATCTTCAGCGCACAGCCGGACAGGCAGTATATGGTCCGGTATTCAGGTTCGCTGCCGATTGACCGTGTGGCAGGCTTTGGCCCTTTCATGCTGCCGCTGATTGCACATGATCCATATGCCTACAGCATCTATGATTTGGATGAGATCGACGTAGATAGCCTGATCCCGGTGGACATGGATGTATCAGTGGATCTAGCTTCCACGTATTCGGTGACGGGGCCGATGGCGATCCCGTTTACAAATTTCGGGACGCTGAACGGTGCACCGGTGCTTCAGATATCGGGGGCGTTCTCCTATTTGTCCATTACTATCGGCGGAGTGGAGACAATCTATAACACGGCTTTGTCCGGCACACTGGTTCTCGACTTCGCGCGGAAGACAGCGCGGGTTGGATCTACGAATGTCCTGCGCAATACCAATCGGAGGTTTGGGGCGCTGCCGGTAGGCGATTCGATCATCGTGGTGAACGGCAGCGGAATAAATTGCTCTCTGTCCATTGGTCTGCACGCGAAATATGCATAAATTGAGGTGAATGTGATGGCAGAAATTGAGTTAATCAAAGGCGCGGACAACGGGAATGTGGCGGACAAACTGTCTGCCGCCTATCCGAAGATCAACCGGAACTTCCAAAGGGCGAACAGTGAACTGGCGGTGCACGGTCAAAACATTACAAACCATGAAGGGCGGATCTTGTCCGCGCAGGGCGAGCTGGACAATCATGAGGTACGGATTACACAGGCTAAGGGGGATATTGACCAGCATAAAGCTTCAGGTGTGGCGCATGCTGCCGAGCACATCACCTATGAGGGCGCGGTAACTGGAACCGACAACCTGAAGCAGGCTGTAGATATCGTGAAGGATCAGTTGGATCAAGCCATCATATCGGGAGACAGCGGACCTGAAGCTGCTGCAGCCCGGGTGAGTGTTTCTGGAGAAACCTACTCTACTTTGGGAGATCGGCTGAACGATGAGTACGAGAAGCATACTGCGCAGTTGGCGGATATTGCGAAGGTAACTACAGCTCAATTATCCGTGTCAATTGACGACTATGGGTTAGTTGGCGATGGGGTATATGATAACTCAGTTGGGTTGCAGGCTATGTGCGACAGTGAGATGTACGTATACCTGCCTCCTGGGACGTATCGATACACCACTACGCTTGTGTTAAGTAAGGATAAATTTATATTATCGGGAGCAAGCCCAGATACTATACTCTTGTTTGAGGGAGCCGGTCATGCTGTTTCGGTTGAAGCTCGCGCAACAATTAAAAATTTACTTATAAAGAGTAAATACGATGGCACCGGGAGCAATGTGTACATTAAGCACGGTTGTAATCTTGAAAATATACATTTATACACTTCCGCAGGGTATGGGGTCGAGTTCTGTACGACTAATCATGTTATTACTACCCATCTTGATTCTGTAACAATTGCATATAACAAACTGGGGGGGATTTATTTAAAAAGCACCGGAATTTCACAAATCAATGATGTGAGTTTAAATCGCTTATATATCGCAAAAAATGGGTTTGATGCAGATAATCTTTCGTCCGAGGCTACTCCCTCTAGTGGGCACGCAATGTATATTGACGGGGGTTTAGGGATCAGGATACGGGATTATGTGTTCGAGTATAACACAGGCGCTGGCCTATATTTAGATAAATCTACAGGCTACACACTCAGAGGTTTAGTGGTTGAGGGAGGGTATTATGAGCAAAACAAATACGCACGAACTGTAGTTAATTGGGGGGGCGCTGCATGGGATAATATTAGTGTATCTGGTTCATCATTTTCAGATCCTTACCCACTCCCAAGTAATTCGCTCACCCCACTTTACGGTAATACTGCTGTCATTGAAAGAGTGCCCCTGTCACCAACAATTAACATTAACGGAATTTATGACATCACAAATAATAAGGCAGAGATAGGGTACTCACGCGTATCTATTAAGCCAAACGAAACTTTTGACTTTAATTATTACCCTTATTCGTCCGCAAGAGTGAGGAGCGACCTTGCGGAATGCGAGGGTTTTAAATGCCTCATTATAAATCCAGAATTAGGCGGTTTCCTGGAATATGGAGACAATAACTACACGTATATTAACCCGTATTTGGACTACCTAATAGAGATCGAGTATAAATGTAACAAGGGTGGGGTAGCAGGCCAGGCAGTGTTCCAATTTAATCGCCTAGGTTTGGACAGCGAAGAACAACTTCCAAACACTGACGGAGGAGCAAAGTTTTCCGCGTCACTTCCAGAGTCTTTGACATTTATCAAAAAACAATATGTTTATAATAGTGGTCAGATGAAAAAAGGTACTCGTCGACTTCAGATGTACCTTAATAACGAAAACGGCCTCCCAGCAGGCTCGTATTTAATAGTGAAGTATGTGAGAATTACTCCTATTGGGGGAAATGTAATATTGAGTGGTGCCACATCAGCAAGACCCGAACCAATCAAAGGTTTTCAATATTTCGACGATACTCTGCAAAAACAGATATGTGGCAATGGTACAGTATGGAAGGATGCAAGTGGTGCAACAGTTTAATCTTCCCAAAACTACCTACCATGAAGTAAACTATAGACTTGTAGTGATACATTATACCTTTTGGAAAGCGGTGGTCTTTGTGAACGTAGATATGGGTCATCCATTTGTTAGGTCAGTTATTAATACTGTTCAACGATATAATCATAAGCAATACTGGCGCATGAGAAATGAAGTGGTTAGCTCAACATCAAATCGTTCGAAAATTACCAGATTAATTTACTTGCTGAGAATAAAACGTATGGATGCTTTTAACAATGCATCTATGGGAACAGACTTAGGTTCTGGTGCGCAGTTTTCTGGACCACCTACGCTCTATCATGGACTAAATGGGATAGTAGTTTCTCATTTTGCAAAAATCGGGAAAAACTGCACCATATACCAACGTGTCACAATTGCGGAGGGAGCAGACCGTAAAGCTGCGACTATCGGTGACAACTGCATAGTAGGAGCAGGAGCTGTGATTATCGGAGGGGTGACAATTGGCAACTCCGTAAAAATAGGTGCCAACTGCGTTGTTACTAAGGATGTGCCTGGCAATAGTACTGTTGTCGGAAATCCTGGTGTAGTTATTGGAAATGATGTCACGGAGTAGGACCATACTGCGCAACAAAGGGAGGATGAAAATGATAACGTTTTTGAGCGGTATTTTTTTAGGCTATTTTCTCTCGCCATATTGGAAAGCAGCTAAGTCCGTTTTTTCAAATGCTTGGATTAGGTATAAATCAGAACAATAGTCAGAACGCCGCATACTGCGCAGCAAAGGAGGTTTAACCCTTGCTTACAATATTAGGCCCTGATCATGGGGCATTGGCTATCATAGACCATTACTTGAACGACTCCATTCAGGAGACAATCAACGGCGAATACAAACTGTCCTTCACGGCGATAATTGATGAGGATGGCAAAAGCGAGTACCTAGTCGATGGCAATTTGGTTGAGGTAGAAGATCAATTATTTAACATAGTTCATCACCGAAGGACCCGCGATGGAGGCGGGTCCTTAATTGTTGCAGTGGACTGTGAACAGGTGGCCTATAATCTGCTGCGGTTTGAGTGGGCGGACGGATTCGTTCACGCGGGAACGCCTGCGGATCTGCTGGCGATGATCCTGGACGGTACCGGATTCACCGTTGGTACCGTGGAGGTCGGGAATTATATCTCTGTGGATCTGGCTGAGGAGAATATCAACGCCAGGGCCATTATGATGGAGATTGCGGCGCTATCTGGTGGGGAGCTACTGTTTGAACGCCACACGATATCGCTGTTGGCTCCACGTGGGCAGCTAAGAGGTGTTCAATTCCTGCTTGGCAAAAACCTAAAGGGCATTATCAAAGACGTAGACACCCGTTCCGGCGAGATCATCACAGCCTATGAGGTGGATGTGCAGGAGCTGCGGGAGCTGCCGGAGTTCGCGGGGCTGGAAGAGTTCGACTTGGGGGATTCCGTGTTTATCGTGGACCCGGAGCTTGGGATCGATGAGGAGCAGCGGATCATCGGGTACACGTACAGCCCGCGCCGCCGGATCAACAGTAAAGTGGTCATATCCAATGCGATCACCGGCATTAAGGACGCAGTAGTCAGCCTGAAGAAGACAACCATCGTCAAAGACAAAGTGTATAACGGTACCCGGATCGGCCCGGAGGTTGGATTCGAGGCGATCCGCAGCGACAAGATGGCCCGGACCGTGATGAATGCCACCGAGGGAATCAAGATTCAGAAGGGCAACGGAAGTGGGTCTGGTTGGACAGATGTTATATATCTGGACACCGAAGGAAATGGGGTATTTTCAGGTAAAATCATTGCATCGTCCTTCGAAGGCGGCACCATCATGATCGGCAGCGGACACAACGCCTTCCGCGCCAGTGATTGGGGCATATGGCTAGGGAATGAAGCATTCGCGAATGCGCCGTTCAGCGTCAACCCTGCCGGTCACATGAAGGCGGTTGGCGCTGAGTTCAGCGGTACGATCACAGCGTCAGAGATTAATGGCGGCGAGATCAACGGGACGGATATTAACGGCGGCCGAGTGACAGGCGCGTTGATACGGACTGGCTTGAATGGGGTATACCCACGAGTGGAGATTGACCCTTCAAGCGTTGCGTTCGGGGTTTACGCAGATGAGAACAACGGTGTATTGATCCCTGCGTTTGATGGGGGAGTCAGCAAGATTCAATTCCTGTCAAATGGCAACGAGTCCACCATTTATAATTCACCGAGCCTTGGGCTGGTGCTATCCGGTTTTGCCGAGACAAGGCTAGCTGGACCAAAAGTGGTTCTAGCCCCTTCCGGCAACGTTTTTATTCCCTCATGGTCACAATTTCGTAGCGATAACGAAGCAATGAGCCTTCAGGATGTAATAGATGACCTATATGCAGCAATAAGTAATAAGGCGAGCATATCCCATTCTCACACTGTAAATCTTGGATCGCATAACCATGGCATTGCTGGTGCAGTTAACTGGGGTGGCACCTTCTCAGTATCATGACGTAATGGTATGATGGGGTAAAATACCATCGGAGGTTGTTATATTATGAAAAAGTTTGTATCTGGCATAATCGTCGGCGTTATGCTGTTCGCTGGTGCATCAGCCTTTGCCGCACCAACAAGTCTCATCGGGCAGAAGGTGCAGGGTCTGTTTACAGTCGAGAAGAATGGTAAGAAAGTGGCTGATGCAGTAGTTATTAATGGATCGGCTTATGCTCCGGTCAGAGCCGTATCTGATGCTGCTGGAGTTACACTGAGCCTGGAGGGGAAGAAAATTATCATGGAGGAAAAAATACCTTTAACAAGCGAGTCATCTCCAACAGCGACTGCAACCCCTACAACAGCGGAGGGATTAAGTGCAGAGCGGGAATTGTTGGTTACTGCCATTGACAAGAAACAAGCCCATGTGGAGGAATACAGAAATCATCAAGTGGATTTTTATACAACGCTGATCAAAGAAAACCCAAATTCTAAATCGATTCCCGATTGGCAGGCAGCTGAGAAAAAAGGAAACACAAGACTGGAAGAGATAAAAGCTGAACTGACCAGTCTTCAGCAGCAACTATCCGATCTCGATGCCCAAATTGCCGAAGTCCAAAAATAAATGTTCAGTAAAGAGTCTCGATATCGTGAGGCTCTTTTATTTTGTCCATAGGAGGAAAACAAAGATGGCCATAATCAGAAACAAGCTATCCATTGAAATTGAACCAACCGTCCCGGAGGTATGCGCGGTGATCTCAGCGGTGATGGCTTATTATCCAGGGCAAGAAGTCAAGGTCTTAGAAGGCATCAGGGAGTCACTGAGTAAGCGGATAGCCGAGATTAATTCCTTGGAGCCTTCAGGTGATTCTGACAAGGAGGTGGAAGCCTGAATTGAATACTACAAAATAGAGGACACGCCCAAGTAGGCGTGTCTTTTGCTTTTCAGGGAGATCACAAGAGAGGGGGAAGGATAATGCCGGGAGGAGGAGGAACAGTGGCTGCTGAGGATAAGCTGGTTGAGATTCAGATTCAATTGGCGCGAATGGAAAAGACGCTTGAAGTAGTACCGACACTGACAACGACAATTGAGCTTACACGCGATCTAGCTCGTGAGGCGATGCAGTCTACTAAATCGGCGCATCACCGGCTGGATCGGATCGAGGACGGCCAGCGATGGCTGTGGCGCACTATTGGGGGATCAATCATTACCGTTGTTATTGCTGCTATCATTGCAGCTATTAAACTTACTGGAGGTTAGTCGAATGGAATGGAACATTGTATCTGAATTTATTAAGCCTGAATTGCTCATGGTAGTGGCGGCATGCTGGATTATTGGATATATCCTGAAGCAAACGCCGCGAGTGCCGAACTGGACAATCATCTATGCTGTTACGCTGGTGTCCATCATCATTGTATTTTTTATGCTGGGGTTCACTGTCGAAAGCTTCTTGCAAGGCATCTTGTGCGGCGCAGTAGCCGTATATGGTAATCAGCTTGTCCAGCAGACCAAGAGAGGAATTGATGAGTAATGCAGATTATCCAAAAGGGGAATAAGTACACCAACAGCAGCAGCCGAGACGGCCATATACCTATCATGATAGTGGATCATATCAGCGGCGGGTCAATGGGCAGCATGGACAACTGGTTCCAGTCTTCAGGCAACGAGGTCAGCAGCGCCCATTTTGGTGTATCCAAAGCCGGAGCAATCCACCAGTACGTCGATATCCAGCGAATGGCATGGGGAAACGGATTAGTGGCTGCTGACACACGCAAGGCCCCATCAGCGCTTGTTAAGGAAATGGCTCCGGTCAATCCGAACAAGTATAGTGTCAGTATTGAGCATGAAGGCACGGACGGTATGCTTACGGAGGCTCAGTATGCTGCAACGGTCTGGTTACACACATTCATTAGCAACGAGGTAGAACGTCTGTATGGCAAGCCTATCACGCTGGACCGCAAGCATATAGTCGGCCATTTTCAGATTGACCCAATTCGTAAGCCCTATTGTCCTGGACCTAAATTTCCATGGGCGCGGCTGTACGGCGATTTGAAAGCGAAGGAGGGATTTGAAGTGAAAGCGACTAAAGCGAAAGTAACTGTGAACGGCCAGAAGCTGAAGGCTGATGCTCTGCTGATTGACGGGACAACCTATATTCCTTTGCGTGCCGTAACCGAAGCGTTAGGTGCTGAGATTGGATGGGACAACATTACAAAGACGGCCAGTGTAACCAAGTAATTATTGCGAAGTCTCTGCCAAGCGCAGAGGCTTTTTTTTATTTCTCATAGCCTGCGCTTCTACCGATTCTTCTACCGTCATGAAATACCTAACAACAACTTGCGGAACCTTAAACGTAGGTTTCATAAGGGGTTGAAGGCTAATGTGACCTTATAAAACCATAAAAAACCCGCATTGTCCGCACTCGTAATGCGTAGGCCGGGGGTTCAATTCCCTTCACCAGCATCCTTAACAACTCAATCATGGCGGGGCTTTCCGGGATTTCGGGGGCCTCGCCTTTTTCTCATATCCATTACCCACCTAAGTAAAGATATATCTATA
This window encodes:
- a CDS encoding hemolysin XhlA family protein — translated: MPGGGGTVAAEDKLVEIQIQLARMEKTLEVVPTLTTTIELTRDLAREAMQSTKSAHHRLDRIEDGQRWLWRTIGGSIITVVIAAIIAAIKLTGG
- a CDS encoding glycosyl hydrolase family 28-related protein — encoded protein: MAEIELIKGADNGNVADKLSAAYPKINRNFQRANSELAVHGQNITNHEGRILSAQGELDNHEVRITQAKGDIDQHKASGVAHAAEHITYEGAVTGTDNLKQAVDIVKDQLDQAIISGDSGPEAAAARVSVSGETYSTLGDRLNDEYEKHTAQLADIAKVTTAQLSVSIDDYGLVGDGVYDNSVGLQAMCDSEMYVYLPPGTYRYTTTLVLSKDKFILSGASPDTILLFEGAGHAVSVEARATIKNLLIKSKYDGTGSNVYIKHGCNLENIHLYTSAGYGVEFCTTNHVITTHLDSVTIAYNKLGGIYLKSTGISQINDVSLNRLYIAKNGFDADNLSSEATPSSGHAMYIDGGLGIRIRDYVFEYNTGAGLYLDKSTGYTLRGLVVEGGYYEQNKYARTVVNWGGAAWDNISVSGSSFSDPYPLPSNSLTPLYGNTAVIERVPLSPTININGIYDITNNKAEIGYSRVSIKPNETFDFNYYPYSSARVRSDLAECEGFKCLIINPELGGFLEYGDNNYTYINPYLDYLIEIEYKCNKGGVAGQAVFQFNRLGLDSEEQLPNTDGGAKFSASLPESLTFIKKQYVYNSGQMKKGTRRLQMYLNNENGLPAGSYLIVKYVRITPIGGNVILSGATSARPEPIKGFQYFDDTLQKQICGNGTVWKDASGATV
- a CDS encoding phage holin family protein, with protein sequence MEWNIVSEFIKPELLMVVAACWIIGYILKQTPRVPNWTIIYAVTLVSIIIVFFMLGFTVESFLQGILCGAVAVYGNQLVQQTKRGIDE
- a CDS encoding N-acetylmuramoyl-L-alanine amidase; translation: MQIIQKGNKYTNSSSRDGHIPIMIVDHISGGSMGSMDNWFQSSGNEVSSAHFGVSKAGAIHQYVDIQRMAWGNGLVAADTRKAPSALVKEMAPVNPNKYSVSIEHEGTDGMLTEAQYAATVWLHTFISNEVERLYGKPITLDRKHIVGHFQIDPIRKPYCPGPKFPWARLYGDLKAKEGFEVKATKAKVTVNGQKLKADALLIDGTTYIPLRAVTEALGAEIGWDNITKTASVTK
- a CDS encoding distal tail protein Dit, giving the protein MMSVVAYFGDKTPRELGFGTFRKTDRPILSSTVDRTAAVPYMPGAYDFGADLGPKPFNIECAFVARNSIQLQERVSAFAAYLLDGFGRPRTMPLIFSAQPDRQYMVRYSGSLPIDRVAGFGPFMLPLIAHDPYAYSIYDLDEIDVDSLIPVDMDVSVDLASTYSVTGPMAIPFTNFGTLNGAPVLQISGAFSYLSITIGGVETIYNTALSGTLVLDFARKTARVGSTNVLRNTNRRFGALPVGDSIIVVNGSGINCSLSIGLHAKYA
- a CDS encoding serine O-acetyltransferase, which produces MQQFNLPKTTYHEVNYRLVVIHYTFWKAVVFVNVDMGHPFVRSVINTVQRYNHKQYWRMRNEVVSSTSNRSKITRLIYLLRIKRMDAFNNASMGTDLGSGAQFSGPPTLYHGLNGIVVSHFAKIGKNCTIYQRVTIAEGADRKAATIGDNCIVGAGAVIIGGVTIGNSVKIGANCVVTKDVPGNSTVVGNPGVVIGNDVTE
- a CDS encoding phage tail protein; protein product: MLTILGPDHGALAIIDHYLNDSIQETINGEYKLSFTAIIDEDGKSEYLVDGNLVEVEDQLFNIVHHRRTRDGGGSLIVAVDCEQVAYNLLRFEWADGFVHAGTPADLLAMILDGTGFTVGTVEVGNYISVDLAEENINARAIMMEIAALSGGELLFERHTISLLAPRGQLRGVQFLLGKNLKGIIKDVDTRSGEIITAYEVDVQELRELPEFAGLEEFDLGDSVFIVDPELGIDEEQRIIGYTYSPRRRINSKVVISNAITGIKDAVVSLKKTTIVKDKVYNGTRIGPEVGFEAIRSDKMARTVMNATEGIKIQKGNGSGSGWTDVIYLDTEGNGVFSGKIIASSFEGGTIMIGSGHNAFRASDWGIWLGNEAFANAPFSVNPAGHMKAVGAEFSGTITASEINGGEINGTDINGGRVTGALIRTGLNGVYPRVEIDPSSVAFGVYADENNGVLIPAFDGGVSKIQFLSNGNESTIYNSPSLGLVLSGFAETRLAGPKVVLAPSGNVFIPSWSQFRSDNEAMSLQDVIDDLYAAISNKASISHSHTVNLGSHNHGIAGAVNWGGTFSVS